From a single Ornithorhynchus anatinus isolate Pmale09 chromosome 4, mOrnAna1.pri.v4, whole genome shotgun sequence genomic region:
- the C4H8orf88 gene encoding uncharacterized protein C8orf88 homolog isoform X3 yields MDIRKMIGKTLQPARPLRHPSSSQESTFNFNYQNEYPPSTQVLQSGVNMQCKTNWVQTFPPDLNNPQPSQTPVKKERIKYSRDFLLKFANTSICQKKPDFLPDHPVILPNPENSQNI; encoded by the exons ATGGACATCAGGAAAATGATTGGCAAAACGCTTCAGCCTGCAAGACCACTTCGCCATCCATCTTCCTCCCAAG AATCAACATTCAATTTTAACTATCAAAATGAATACCCACCTAGCACTCAAGTTTTACAAAGTGGAGttaacatg CAGTGTAAGACTAATTGGGTGCAAACCTTCCCTCCAGATCTTAACAACCCTCAACCGAGTCAAACTCCAGTGAAAAAAG AAAGAATTAAATACAGTAGAGATTTCCTGTTGAAGTTCGCAAATACTTCCATCTGTCAAAAGAAACCTGACTTCCTTCCTGATCATCCTGTTATACTTCCAAACCCA
- the C4H8orf88 gene encoding uncharacterized protein C8orf88 homolog isoform X2, whose amino-acid sequence MDIRKMIGKTLQPARPLRHPSSSQESTFNFNYQNEYPPSTQVLQSGVNMCKTNWVQTFPPDLNNPQPSQTPVKKERIKYSRDFLLKFANTSICQKKPDFLPDHPVILPNPECLGDDIFQQPIQNSQFRNTVENSQNI is encoded by the exons ATGGACATCAGGAAAATGATTGGCAAAACGCTTCAGCCTGCAAGACCACTTCGCCATCCATCTTCCTCCCAAG AATCAACATTCAATTTTAACTATCAAAATGAATACCCACCTAGCACTCAAGTTTTACAAAGTGGAGttaacatg TGTAAGACTAATTGGGTGCAAACCTTCCCTCCAGATCTTAACAACCCTCAACCGAGTCAAACTCCAGTGAAAAAAG AAAGAATTAAATACAGTAGAGATTTCCTGTTGAAGTTCGCAAATACTTCCATCTGTCAAAAGAAACCTGACTTCCTTCCTGATCATCCTGTTATACTTCCAAACCCA GAGTGTTTAGGTGATGACATTTTTCAGCAACCGATTCAGAACTCCCAATTCAGGAATACTGTG
- the C4H8orf88 gene encoding uncharacterized protein C8orf88 homolog isoform X1: MDIRKMIGKTLQPARPLRHPSSSQESTFNFNYQNEYPPSTQVLQSGVNMQCKTNWVQTFPPDLNNPQPSQTPVKKERIKYSRDFLLKFANTSICQKKPDFLPDHPVILPNPECLGDDIFQQPIQNSQFRNTVENSQNI, encoded by the exons ATGGACATCAGGAAAATGATTGGCAAAACGCTTCAGCCTGCAAGACCACTTCGCCATCCATCTTCCTCCCAAG AATCAACATTCAATTTTAACTATCAAAATGAATACCCACCTAGCACTCAAGTTTTACAAAGTGGAGttaacatg CAGTGTAAGACTAATTGGGTGCAAACCTTCCCTCCAGATCTTAACAACCCTCAACCGAGTCAAACTCCAGTGAAAAAAG AAAGAATTAAATACAGTAGAGATTTCCTGTTGAAGTTCGCAAATACTTCCATCTGTCAAAAGAAACCTGACTTCCTTCCTGATCATCCTGTTATACTTCCAAACCCA GAGTGTTTAGGTGATGACATTTTTCAGCAACCGATTCAGAACTCCCAATTCAGGAATACTGTG